A single region of the Enterococcus mundtii genome encodes:
- a CDS encoding GNAT family N-acetyltransferase: protein MEKVEIRPIVGSEVERLQAISIETYTDTFGEYNTQADMDAYLSQAYDLQRLTKELIQPDSAFFWALDHGEIAGYLKLNIGKAQSEEMPEDHLEIERIYIRPPYKKKGIGTHLMNWALAQAKAQGKTAVWLGVWEHNDPAQAFYRKHGFIHQGQHVFYMGDDAQIDHILVKKINEV, encoded by the coding sequence GTGGAGAAGGTAGAAATCAGACCGATTGTGGGGAGTGAAGTGGAACGTCTCCAAGCTATCAGCATTGAAACGTACACAGATACTTTTGGTGAATATAACACGCAGGCAGATATGGATGCATATCTTTCGCAAGCGTATGATTTGCAGCGATTGACAAAAGAACTGATCCAGCCAGACTCAGCTTTTTTCTGGGCGCTAGATCATGGCGAAATTGCAGGTTATCTAAAACTGAACATAGGAAAAGCACAATCCGAGGAAATGCCTGAGGATCATCTAGAAATCGAACGGATCTATATTCGACCACCCTATAAGAAAAAAGGGATCGGCACTCACTTGATGAACTGGGCGTTGGCTCAAGCGAAAGCACAGGGAAAAACAGCTGTGTGGTTAGGTGTGTGGGAACATAATGATCCAGCCCAAGCTTTTTACCGTAAGCATGGTTTCATACACCAAGGACAACATGTGTTTTATATGGGCGACGATGCACAGATCGATCATATCTTAGTCAAAAAAATCAATGAGGTGTAA
- a CDS encoding B3/4 domain-containing protein: MKKFVADPSFWEVFPEAKIEILTVEGINNEVVEENKADYYDKLNRAAKEARNYLTEEPFSQNEVIAQWRQAFTQFKTKKGARSSIEALLKRASQGREFVPISPLVDIYNSISLRFGVPCGGEDLDTIVGDLHLGKAQGGENFLPLGAEADAPALPEEIIYYDKEGAVCRCFNWREAQRTMLTKKTTNAVLVIEAVNAQQAEVAGKAMTALQEDIERTFGVTSTRQTVTKEQPEITL, translated from the coding sequence ATGAAAAAATTTGTAGCAGATCCATCATTTTGGGAAGTGTTCCCAGAAGCAAAAATCGAGATCCTAACGGTAGAAGGGATCAATAACGAAGTCGTTGAAGAAAACAAAGCAGATTATTATGACAAATTGAATCGTGCTGCTAAAGAAGCAAGAAATTATTTAACAGAAGAACCTTTTAGTCAAAATGAAGTGATTGCACAATGGCGTCAAGCGTTTACCCAGTTCAAGACAAAAAAAGGCGCACGTTCATCGATCGAGGCACTGCTAAAAAGAGCCAGTCAAGGTCGCGAATTTGTCCCGATCAGTCCGTTAGTGGATATCTATAATAGTATCTCTTTGCGCTTTGGCGTACCCTGTGGCGGAGAAGATCTTGACACAATCGTTGGGGATCTTCATTTGGGTAAAGCTCAAGGTGGAGAAAATTTCTTGCCATTAGGCGCAGAAGCAGATGCGCCCGCATTACCAGAAGAAATCATTTATTATGATAAAGAAGGCGCAGTTTGTCGCTGCTTTAACTGGCGTGAAGCGCAACGGACCATGTTAACGAAAAAAACGACGAACGCTGTGTTGGTGATTGAGGCAGTCAACGCACAACAAGCAGAAGTTGCCGGAAAAGCAATGACTGCTTTACAAGAAGACATTGAACGAACATTTGGTGTAACGAGTACTAGACAAACAGTGACGAAAGAACAACCAGAAATCACTTTGTGA
- a CDS encoding glyoxalase/bleomycin resistance protein/dioxygenase, whose product MIHKSRVMLYVEDVALVSRFFVEQLKAEIVETLELPEEYQSIVLRMSQELELAIFPRTFVERFSPEVLGPPPSMIFFTDKFDELYEQIETAGEILENNGLLTFNFSDPEGNFFVIAKLESTEKVDERETEDENLDH is encoded by the coding sequence ATGATCCATAAATCTCGTGTCATGCTATATGTTGAAGATGTCGCGTTAGTCAGTCGGTTTTTCGTTGAGCAATTGAAGGCAGAAATCGTTGAAACGTTGGAATTGCCAGAGGAATATCAAAGCATTGTCTTACGTATGTCGCAAGAATTGGAGTTGGCTATTTTTCCTCGGACATTCGTTGAACGATTTTCACCAGAAGTGTTAGGTCCACCACCGTCTATGATTTTCTTTACAGATAAGTTTGATGAACTTTACGAACAAATCGAAACAGCTGGTGAAATTTTGGAGAATAATGGCTTGTTGACGTTTAACTTTTCCGATCCTGAAGGAAATTTTTTTGTGATTGCAAAATTAGAATCGACAGAAAAAGTAGATGAAAGGGAGACAGAAGATGAAAATCTCGATCACTGA
- a CDS encoding NCS2 family permease, translating into MKEKILSYFEIDALNTTVKREILAGFTTFISMAYILFVNPTVLGASGMDEGAVFTATALASAIGCILMGVVARYPIGTAPALGINAFFAYSVCLGMGIPWETALAGVFVASLIFILITIFKLREMIIDAIPTDLKFAISGGIGLFIAFLGLSEGGLIVANESTLVGLGSLSVGSTWLTIFGLIVTAVLLVRRVPGGIFIGMVATTLLGLVTGLIPMPSQLVAAAPSLKPTFLVALKHVGDINSLQMWVVVLTFLLVTFFDTAGTLVGLANQAGFMQDNKMPRVGKALASDSTAMLAGSLLGTSPVGAFVESSAGIAVGGRSGLTAITTGILFLFGLFFSPLLSVVTSQVTAPALILVGVLMAQSLRQIEWGKMEIAIPAFLILIGMPLTYSISDGIALGFIFYPITMLAAKRGKEVSPIMYALFFVFIGFMWILNV; encoded by the coding sequence ATGAAGGAAAAGATACTTTCCTACTTCGAGATTGACGCACTGAATACGACGGTGAAACGTGAGATACTGGCTGGGTTTACGACATTTATCTCTATGGCATATATCTTATTTGTCAATCCAACAGTACTTGGTGCTTCGGGGATGGATGAAGGGGCAGTGTTTACTGCGACAGCATTAGCCAGTGCCATTGGCTGTATTTTGATGGGGGTCGTTGCACGCTACCCGATTGGAACAGCACCTGCGCTAGGAATCAATGCCTTTTTTGCTTACTCAGTCTGTTTAGGTATGGGGATTCCATGGGAAACAGCATTGGCAGGGGTGTTTGTCGCTTCGTTGATTTTTATTTTGATCACCATTTTTAAATTACGTGAAATGATCATTGATGCGATTCCAACAGACTTGAAGTTTGCGATTTCTGGCGGGATTGGTTTGTTTATTGCCTTTCTAGGCTTGAGTGAAGGTGGCTTGATCGTGGCAAATGAATCAACTCTTGTTGGCTTAGGTTCATTGAGTGTCGGTTCCACTTGGTTGACGATTTTTGGTTTGATCGTTACTGCGGTATTGTTAGTTCGTCGCGTACCAGGAGGGATTTTTATCGGAATGGTAGCTACCACGCTTCTAGGACTAGTCACTGGACTGATTCCTATGCCTTCACAACTTGTTGCGGCAGCACCTAGCTTGAAACCTACTTTCTTAGTTGCATTGAAACACGTTGGTGATATCAATAGCTTACAAATGTGGGTAGTCGTTTTGACGTTCTTGTTAGTGACATTCTTTGATACAGCTGGAACATTGGTTGGCCTAGCAAACCAAGCCGGTTTCATGCAAGATAACAAAATGCCACGTGTTGGGAAAGCATTGGCTTCGGATTCTACTGCGATGTTAGCTGGTTCATTGTTAGGAACATCGCCAGTTGGGGCTTTTGTTGAGTCATCCGCAGGGATCGCCGTTGGTGGACGATCTGGACTAACTGCAATCACAACAGGGATTTTATTCTTGTTCGGGTTGTTTTTCTCACCATTATTATCAGTCGTGACTTCTCAAGTGACTGCACCTGCGCTGATTTTAGTTGGTGTGTTGATGGCCCAATCATTACGTCAGATCGAATGGGGAAAAATGGAGATTGCGATTCCTGCTTTCTTGATCTTGATCGGTATGCCGTTGACTTATAGTATCTCAGATGGGATTGCATTAGGATTCATCTTTTATCCAATCACCATGCTAGCAGCAAAACGTGGCAAAGAAGTCTCACCAATCATGTACGCGCTATTCTTTGTCTTTATAGGATTCATGTGGATCTTGAATGTTTGA
- a CDS encoding LPXTG cell wall anchor domain-containing protein translates to MRKTIGLMIGLMSLIIAIQFPLQVYGTQVQSVESEGSIGFTGTYEPIGPPDPPPSTSPQKPGGTLPKTNMTGSSLGLWIGSFLVAGVLLVVGNKKRKETQEN, encoded by the coding sequence ATGCGAAAAACTATTGGTCTTATGATTGGTCTAATGTCCCTAATAATAGCGATACAATTTCCGCTACAGGTGTATGGTACACAGGTCCAATCCGTCGAGTCAGAAGGATCTATTGGGTTTACAGGAACTTATGAACCAATCGGTCCACCAGATCCACCTCCCAGCACCAGCCCACAAAAGCCAGGAGGAACTTTGCCAAAAACCAATATGACCGGTAGCTCACTTGGGCTATGGATTGGAAGTTTCTTAGTGGCAGGTGTTTTATTAGTCGTAGGGAATAAAAAAAGAAAAGAAACACAAGAAAATTAA
- a CDS encoding WxL domain-containing protein: protein MKFIRLATVAALSTTIFAGGVQAFAEEENQESKEVRKTTTTGQVTFTPNIEDTVVEPDPEGPDVTIPPIPGTGPLTIATVPTMNFGTKVISTADEHYNMIAEMQQKAGTTGEENMIPYVSMAQVQDTRGTNEGWELSVSLSEFQAKTDTLNSVLKGAKITLFDPSLRYSVNDANQEPTIHTSGLELIPSEEAVPVMTAANQKGGGTSSVVWGDHDALAKQVEDGVDVVENKAIQLFVPGSTAKDAVTYTSTLTWELELTPDNEEPDAV, encoded by the coding sequence ATGAAATTTATTCGTTTAGCAACTGTAGCCGCATTATCAACCACGATCTTCGCAGGAGGTGTACAGGCTTTCGCTGAAGAGGAAAACCAAGAGTCAAAAGAAGTACGTAAAACAACAACGACCGGTCAGGTCACCTTCACTCCAAATATTGAAGACACAGTAGTAGAACCTGATCCTGAAGGTCCAGATGTGACGATCCCACCAATTCCTGGTACAGGACCACTAACGATTGCAACAGTTCCAACAATGAACTTTGGAACGAAAGTTATCTCAACTGCTGATGAACATTACAACATGATTGCGGAAATGCAACAGAAAGCCGGAACAACAGGCGAGGAAAATATGATTCCTTATGTCAGTATGGCACAAGTTCAAGACACCCGTGGAACGAATGAAGGATGGGAACTGAGCGTGAGTTTAAGTGAATTTCAAGCAAAAACAGATACCCTAAATAGTGTGTTAAAAGGCGCCAAAATCACGTTATTCGATCCTTCCCTTCGTTACAGTGTGAATGATGCAAATCAGGAACCGACGATTCACACAAGTGGTTTAGAGTTGATTCCAAGTGAAGAGGCCGTGCCGGTCATGACAGCTGCTAACCAAAAGGGTGGCGGAACTTCTTCCGTTGTTTGGGGAGATCATGATGCGCTCGCAAAACAAGTAGAAGATGGGGTAGATGTCGTTGAAAATAAGGCGATCCAATTGTTTGTTCCTGGCTCGACTGCCAAAGATGCAGTAACGTATACCTCTACATTGACATGGGAATTAGAACTAACACCAGATAATGAGGAACCTGATGCGGTTTAA
- a CDS encoding DUF916 and DUF3324 domain-containing protein, translating to MIHKQTIQKSLWLLIALFFFLPQAVQAEETSLNTYVTPLFPESQVDESKGYYELLLPPGQKETLRLEVGNSSSEPINVQVTPHTAYTNTLGNVEYGKDVEEADPSLIHSLDELMTPSEVIALAGNETKVIEIPLQMPKDAFEGYLAGGLRIAEVKEEEDSDAPGGEGVAIKNEFAHVVGVVVSNTRDSVQPELELLDVFADQLNYRNVISATLQNFTPTFVNQLAVEATVKRVGENEVLYKAEKEMMQMAPNSNFNFPISLEGDRFRSGNYVLELTATSGENEWSWTREFTIEAEEARKLNREDVMIDSGVNWWMIGAIILLILMLGLVLYLMWQKKKARENEKEV from the coding sequence ATGATACACAAACAAACGATACAAAAAAGTCTATGGTTGCTTATAGCGCTCTTCTTTTTCTTGCCGCAGGCGGTCCAGGCCGAGGAAACGAGTTTAAATACGTACGTTACCCCTCTTTTTCCAGAGAGCCAAGTGGATGAAAGTAAAGGATACTATGAGTTATTACTCCCTCCTGGACAAAAAGAGACTTTGCGACTAGAAGTCGGAAATTCCAGTTCAGAACCAATCAACGTTCAGGTGACACCGCATACAGCTTATACTAATACTTTGGGGAATGTCGAGTATGGCAAAGATGTTGAAGAAGCGGATCCATCCTTAATCCACTCCTTGGATGAGCTGATGACTCCTTCGGAGGTCATTGCTTTAGCTGGAAATGAAACAAAGGTTATAGAAATTCCTCTGCAAATGCCTAAAGACGCCTTTGAAGGGTATTTAGCCGGCGGCTTACGAATCGCCGAAGTAAAAGAAGAGGAAGATAGCGATGCCCCAGGAGGAGAAGGCGTAGCTATCAAGAATGAGTTTGCCCATGTGGTTGGTGTGGTCGTTAGTAATACTCGAGACTCGGTGCAACCGGAGTTGGAACTATTAGATGTGTTTGCAGATCAATTGAACTACCGCAATGTGATCAGCGCCACGTTACAAAACTTTACGCCCACTTTTGTCAATCAATTGGCGGTGGAAGCGACCGTAAAACGAGTAGGGGAGAACGAGGTTCTCTATAAGGCGGAGAAAGAAATGATGCAGATGGCCCCAAATTCTAATTTCAACTTCCCGATTTCTTTAGAAGGCGACCGTTTTCGAAGTGGGAACTATGTCCTAGAATTAACAGCTACATCTGGAGAGAATGAATGGTCATGGACGCGTGAATTTACAATTGAAGCCGAAGAAGCCCGCAAGTTAAATCGAGAAGACGTAATGATTGATTCTGGTGTCAATTGGTGGATGATCGGTGCGATTATTTTGCTTATTTTAATGCTTGGACTTGTGCTTTACCTGATGTGGCAAAAGAAAAAAGCACGTGAAAACGAAAAAGAAGTATAG
- a CDS encoding WxL domain-containing protein — protein sequence MRKLMKKGMLILGTMILVLHAFLLPVGIVYAETTDRKVGGQVQEEEQLELPSIKNYLEVEEEGNPRFSFPRSHLQGTVEEPLKVTFVSDQEVSEARITLPKEAQLVKDQLQAGVTVNQEESDEWVIQAERVQQTFVLPVVFKSEGNYDVSVEDVTATLEISEKEETETEDQPEMNQDSSNESNEEHEQYPNTTEQSEEKEAPVATEESKEEATPSENETFKQAVFDGNTEEVSTMAAFREAIANPEVSIISAQANLTENTANIMTIDRPIKIQGNGHTLTFGNNSFYFQLAEVSEPMTFRIEDATVTKTGDTPLVNATTEVSHNWTLEIEDVAEVNANTMRLASIPKGTVQFTGGTNNFTRTSSTQTFIEAKEVKAINQAKVTISRGNATIFLAAATISEPKLTIENGANLAITTTSGVANTIDFRGENAEIALQSGGDLTINTVGTTATPTNIRNNTIAMTGTGPKITVLDKSNLTTTSTAAKRGLHLSGNNPQVIVNDSKLSVTSATQSAINLSGDEPIFSVMNSHTDIRSETGTTLALTGVSPKVNYVGSIGSLISTTGQRLHLNGGNPQLSLEQTQLSMSATTGRGVYLEGTTPQVLLNDSSIEMTDTGASQGMILEGTDALLSLKKNSIFNISGGGTGTLENIQVGNNNARPKIDLEDGSKLAITATSGPGAGSATANNAVHLRGNEPELNITDGASIAIDITSGNRRGIALTGNNSTTLVDSSDISLKLGGSGVGYAATGTTNKLAISKSQWEANGSSGHNIHMVGANSTVLLDRSDAVFEAASSGRNIWLAGADSVLAIENGAQVNATSDNANSITIHGARALLQMSGSESKMEVISNVSAGETNAAVYLGAASASTTSGAANPNAEVRLTEGAKMNVHANRASALGLLSSNGQFNLLKQSELNLTAGSTNESQNGAVAVLRFIRAGGYQFTIDNAKMNISKSGGRTPGIRMYGGNNHILVRNGGQFFIYNPGNGTPIDQDTSSGLANQGVHYPRTGGNSFVVDGVGSKVQIIADNGAAIDMESQAGQIEARDGATFIAQGRTATDAAGIFNAGNLTVDFDNPLFMDFRNTRVGGGNIFNASSGSTLNAINSDLSVWRKGADLNGDPNLDFRSIDYSFTGTNFNTLRETSDPTQLNTDVFGNTGLTAYSRLSSNNGRWAIADELRVPTNADKKIYGRVSLPVGLDDSRPAWDDEAIVTVEVESPSGRTQEYTAKTVGHSDESPGISIYGEDPRGGLFEITLPEPLEAGSKVRISHVELTSGELTEDFDHQILTDTVEVFPIVPPAPAKFSSSIIGENSKTIQGISENKEAEVTATHNGQPFDTSDATINDEGRFTLDISELVLQEDDEIQIFLRDNAGSAKAAEVVSPPETNNDRGNINPATELLFHDVTFEPATILTVGNLGPVSPVDPMNPEIEVDPENKPELEEDQGLLSIDFASRFTFGQQAISTRTKRYYAQPQRLLNPDGTVNEAEERPNYIQISDRRPEEERHGWQLAVTQNSQFTDLQENELRGARLSFTNQQLESIHGSDEPMLYNQDGVTLIPGEKTKLLTALDGQGAGTWIYRFGDGESASESVALEVPPTANPRASTYETTLTWELSVVPDN from the coding sequence ATGAGAAAGCTAATGAAAAAAGGAATGCTCATTTTAGGGACGATGATTCTTGTTCTGCATGCATTCCTCCTGCCAGTAGGCATCGTCTATGCGGAAACCACGGATAGAAAGGTAGGGGGGCAAGTACAGGAAGAAGAACAATTGGAACTTCCATCCATAAAAAACTATCTAGAAGTGGAAGAAGAAGGCAATCCTCGCTTTTCCTTTCCTCGCTCTCACCTTCAAGGAACGGTTGAAGAGCCATTGAAGGTGACATTTGTTTCAGATCAAGAGGTGTCAGAGGCAAGAATTACCCTTCCAAAGGAAGCGCAGCTGGTAAAAGATCAGTTACAAGCTGGAGTTACCGTAAACCAAGAAGAATCAGATGAATGGGTGATTCAAGCGGAGCGTGTACAACAAACGTTTGTGCTTCCAGTGGTATTTAAATCTGAAGGTAATTATGATGTGTCCGTCGAAGACGTAACTGCGACACTTGAAATATCGGAAAAGGAAGAAACGGAGACTGAAGATCAACCAGAAATGAATCAGGATTCATCTAATGAATCAAATGAAGAACATGAGCAATATCCAAATACGACTGAACAATCAGAAGAAAAAGAAGCGCCTGTAGCAACCGAAGAATCGAAAGAGGAAGCTACTCCTTCTGAGAACGAAACATTCAAACAGGCGGTCTTTGATGGAAATACAGAAGAAGTCTCAACAATGGCTGCATTCAGAGAGGCTATCGCAAATCCTGAAGTCAGCATTATCTCTGCTCAAGCAAATTTAACTGAAAATACAGCCAATATAATGACGATCGACCGACCAATCAAGATACAAGGAAACGGACATACGCTGACTTTTGGTAACAATAGTTTTTATTTTCAATTAGCAGAAGTGAGTGAACCAATGACCTTTCGGATAGAGGACGCAACAGTTACAAAAACCGGCGATACACCTTTAGTCAATGCAACAACAGAGGTTAGCCACAATTGGACACTAGAAATAGAAGATGTAGCAGAAGTCAATGCCAATACGATGCGACTAGCATCAATTCCAAAAGGTACGGTTCAATTTACAGGTGGCACGAATAACTTTACACGCACAAGCTCTACGCAAACTTTCATTGAAGCAAAAGAAGTCAAAGCAATCAATCAAGCGAAAGTAACGATCAGTCGTGGGAATGCCACGATCTTTCTAGCAGCAGCGACAATTTCCGAACCTAAACTAACAATCGAAAACGGTGCAAATTTAGCAATTACTACGACTTCAGGTGTGGCAAATACGATTGATTTTAGAGGAGAAAATGCGGAGATTGCACTCCAATCTGGTGGGGATTTAACGATCAATACAGTAGGAACGACTGCTACTCCTACTAATATAAGAAATAATACGATTGCTATGACTGGAACAGGACCGAAAATCACCGTTCTTGATAAAAGTAACTTGACTACGACAAGTACTGCAGCCAAAAGAGGGTTACATCTATCCGGAAATAATCCCCAGGTAATTGTGAATGATTCGAAATTATCTGTGACCTCAGCCACACAGTCAGCCATAAATCTATCAGGGGATGAGCCAATATTTTCTGTAATGAATAGTCATACTGATATTCGTTCTGAAACAGGGACCACACTTGCCTTGACAGGTGTATCGCCTAAAGTCAACTATGTGGGGTCTATAGGGAGTTTAATAAGTACCACCGGACAACGATTGCATTTGAACGGCGGCAACCCTCAATTATCATTGGAACAGACCCAACTGTCAATGTCAGCTACAACCGGCCGTGGAGTTTATTTAGAAGGAACAACGCCACAAGTATTACTAAATGATAGTAGTATTGAAATGACAGATACAGGTGCTTCTCAAGGTATGATTTTGGAAGGAACGGATGCGTTACTTTCTTTAAAAAAGAATAGTATTTTCAACATTTCTGGAGGTGGAACAGGAACACTAGAAAATATTCAAGTTGGGAATAATAATGCAAGACCTAAGATAGACTTAGAAGATGGTTCAAAATTAGCAATAACCGCTACCAGTGGACCTGGTGCAGGGTCTGCCACAGCCAATAATGCCGTTCATCTCAGAGGAAATGAACCAGAACTAAATATAACAGACGGAGCGAGTATTGCCATTGATATTACTTCTGGTAATCGGCGTGGCATAGCGCTGACCGGGAATAATTCTACTACACTTGTTGATTCTAGTGATATAAGTTTGAAGCTAGGGGGGAGTGGTGTAGGTTATGCTGCAACAGGAACTACTAATAAATTAGCCATCTCAAAGAGCCAGTGGGAGGCGAACGGAAGCTCTGGACACAATATTCATATGGTTGGGGCCAATAGCACAGTCTTACTTGATCGCTCTGATGCTGTTTTTGAAGCAGCCAGCTCTGGTAGGAATATTTGGTTAGCAGGAGCAGATTCAGTTCTTGCTATAGAAAATGGTGCTCAAGTAAATGCAACATCAGATAATGCGAACAGTATAACAATACATGGCGCACGTGCATTATTACAAATGAGTGGGTCTGAATCAAAGATGGAAGTAATTAGTAATGTCAGTGCCGGTGAAACCAATGCAGCGGTTTATCTAGGTGCTGCTAGCGCTAGTACTACTTCAGGAGCTGCAAATCCTAATGCTGAAGTTAGATTGACGGAAGGCGCAAAAATGAACGTCCATGCAAATCGTGCCTCTGCGTTAGGTTTGCTTAGCTCAAATGGCCAATTTAACCTGTTAAAGCAGTCCGAATTAAATTTAACTGCAGGAAGTACCAATGAATCGCAGAATGGAGCTGTCGCTGTCTTACGTTTTATACGTGCAGGAGGCTATCAGTTTACAATAGACAATGCAAAAATGAACATAAGTAAATCTGGAGGAAGAACACCAGGTATTCGTATGTATGGTGGTAATAATCATATTTTAGTTAGGAACGGAGGGCAATTTTTCATCTATAATCCTGGGAATGGTACACCTATAGATCAAGATACGTCCTCTGGTTTGGCCAATCAAGGGGTACATTATCCTAGGACCGGGGGTAATTCTTTTGTAGTTGATGGTGTTGGTTCTAAAGTTCAAATTATTGCGGACAACGGTGCAGCGATTGATATGGAAAGTCAGGCGGGGCAAATTGAAGCACGAGACGGCGCCACTTTCATTGCTCAAGGACGAACAGCTACAGATGCGGCAGGAATTTTCAATGCTGGAAATTTAACTGTTGATTTTGATAATCCGTTATTTATGGACTTTAGAAATACTCGCGTTGGTGGTGGGAATATATTTAATGCTAGTAGTGGATCGACATTAAACGCAATAAATAGTGATTTATCTGTTTGGCGAAAAGGCGCTGATTTGAATGGAGACCCAAATTTAGACTTCCGAAGTATTGATTATTCGTTTACCGGAACAAATTTTAATACGTTAAGAGAGACAAGTGACCCCACACAACTAAATACGGACGTGTTTGGAAACACAGGGTTAACTGCTTATAGTCGATTAAGTAGTAATAATGGGCGCTGGGCTATCGCAGATGAGCTGAGAGTACCAACCAATGCTGATAAGAAAATCTATGGGCGCGTGAGTCTTCCTGTAGGACTAGATGATAGTCGTCCAGCGTGGGATGATGAAGCGATTGTGACAGTCGAAGTAGAATCTCCATCAGGACGCACACAAGAGTATACAGCCAAGACCGTCGGTCATTCAGACGAATCACCAGGGATCAGTATCTACGGAGAAGACCCACGTGGTGGGCTTTTTGAAATCACCTTACCTGAACCCCTTGAAGCAGGATCAAAAGTTCGAATCAGTCACGTAGAATTAACCAGTGGCGAACTGACCGAAGATTTTGACCACCAGATCTTAACAGATACTGTGGAAGTCTTTCCAATCGTCCCTCCGGCACCTGCGAAATTCTCATCTTCTATCATTGGTGAAAATAGTAAAACCATCCAAGGGATTTCAGAAAATAAAGAAGCTGAAGTAACCGCAACGCATAATGGGCAACCCTTTGATACATCAGATGCCACTATCAACGATGAGGGCAGATTCACACTTGATATAAGCGAACTCGTACTACAAGAAGACGATGAAATTCAAATCTTTTTACGGGATAATGCAGGATCCGCAAAGGCCGCAGAGGTCGTTTCTCCACCTGAAACAAATAATGATCGAGGTAATATCAATCCGGCAACCGAGTTACTGTTTCATGATGTGACATTTGAACCAGCGACGATTTTAACGGTTGGGAATCTTGGTCCTGTTTCACCGGTAGATCCGATGAATCCAGAAATAGAAGTCGATCCAGAGAATAAACCTGAGCTCGAAGAAGACCAAGGCTTGTTAAGCATAGATTTTGCTTCTCGATTCACATTTGGCCAACAAGCAATTTCTACGCGAACGAAGCGATATTATGCGCAACCGCAACGCTTGTTAAATCCGGATGGAACCGTCAATGAGGCTGAAGAGCGACCAAACTATATCCAGATCAGTGATCGACGGCCAGAAGAGGAACGTCACGGCTGGCAATTAGCAGTTACGCAAAACAGTCAATTTACGGATCTACAGGAAAATGAACTAAGAGGGGCACGTTTGTCTTTCACTAACCAACAATTGGAGTCTATTCACGGAAGTGATGAACCGATGTTGTATAATC